The following are from one region of the Mangifera indica cultivar Alphonso chromosome 14, CATAS_Mindica_2.1, whole genome shotgun sequence genome:
- the LOC123195489 gene encoding glyceraldehyde-3-phosphate dehydrogenase A, chloroplastic, whose product MASATFSVAKPGLQANGKGFSDFSGLRNSASLPFTRKTSEDFLSVIAFQTCAAGSSAYRKGAAEAKLKVAINGFGRIGRNFLRCWHGRKDSPLDVIAINDTGGVKQASHLLKYDSTLGIFDANVKPVGDNAISVDGKVIKVVTNRNPLDLPWGDLGVDLVIEGTGVFVDRDGAGKHIQAGAKKVLITAPGKGDIPTYVVGVNADAYNPDEPIISNASCTTNCLAPFVKVLDQKFGIIKGTMTTTHSYTGDQRLLDASHRDLRRARAAALNIVPTSTGAAKAVALVLPSLKGKLNGIALRVPTPNVSVVDLVVQVSKKTFAEEVNAAFRESADKELKGILSVCDEPLVSVDFRCSDVSSTVDSSLTLVMGDDMVKVIAWYDNEWGYSQRVVDLADIVANKWK is encoded by the exons ATGGCTTCGGCTACTTTCTCTGTAGCCAAACCAGGTCTTCAG GCTAATGGAAAGGGATTTTCAGATTTCTCTGGTTTACGCAACTCTGCAAGCCTTCCCTTTACCAGGAAAACTTCAGAGGATTTCCTTTCAGTCATTGCTTTCCAGACTTGTGCT GCAGGAAGCAGTGCATACAGGAAAGGCGCAGCTGAGGCAAAGCTAAAGGTGGCAATAAACGGGTTTGGTAGGATTGGGAGGAACTTCTTGAGGTGCTGGCACGGACGCAAGGACTCCCCCTTGGACGTCATTGCCATTAATGACACCGGAGGTGTCAAGCAAGCCTCCCACCTTCTAAAGTATGATTCCACTCTAGGCATCTTTGATGCCAATGTTAAACCTGTTGGTGACAATGCCATCTCCGTAGACGGCAAGGTAATCAAGGTTGTCACTAACCGCAACCCCCTTGATCTACCCTGGGG GGACTTGGGTGTGGATCTTGTTATAGAAGGGACTGGAGTGTTTGTAGATAGGGATGGTGCAGGCAAGCACATTCAAGCAGGTGCCAAGAAGGTGCTCATCACTGCCCCTGGCAAGGGTGACATTCCAACCTATGTTGTTGGAGTTAATGCTGATGCCTACAACCCGGATGAGCCCATTATCAGCAACGCTTCTTGTACAACTAATTGTCTTGCCCCTTTTGTCAAGGTCCTTGACCAGAAGTTCGGTATTATCAAGGGAACCATGACTACCACACATTCATACACTGGTGACCAGAGGCTACTTGATGCTAGCCACCGCGATCTCAGACGTGCAAGAGCAGCTGCTCTCAACATTGTTCCAACTTCAACTGGTGCAGCAAAGGCTGTTGCCCTTGTCCTCCCATCTCTCAAAGGCAAACTTAATGGCATTGCCCTACGTGTGCCAACCCCAAATGTGTCAGTTGTTGATCTAGTGGTCCAAGTCTCCAAGAAAACGTTTGCAGAAGAGGTGAATGCAGCATTCCGAGAAAGTGCAGACAAGGAGCTAAAGGGTATCCTTTCTGTTTGTGATGAGCCCCTTGTTTCAGTTGACTTTAGGTGCTCTGATGTATCGTCAACTGTTGATTCATCACTCACATTGGTCATGGGAGATGATATGGTTAAGGTGATTGCCTGGTATGATAATGAGTGGGGTTACTCCCAAAGGGTTGTGGATTTGGCTGATATAGTTGCCAACAAGTGGAAGTGA